Sequence from the Pseudoalteromonas espejiana DSM 9414 genome:
AGGTTATTGTTATTAATTCATTAAAAGGCGGGTGTGGTAAAACAACTAGTATGGTTAATATTGCAGCGGCTTTAGCTACAACTAACATTAAACGTTATCGCATTGGTATTATTGACTTAGACCCTCAAGGTTCTTCATCTAGCTTTTTTCCTTCAAACGATCACGACCCTGTAACTGTGGGTGATTTAATGCGTGATTGTATTGACCTTGATGAAGGTGAAACCTGGCCAGAATTTGTCTCAAGCGCTTTTGTAACTACTCACATTCCCAATATTCGTGTTTTACCATCAGGCATGGATGATTTTTACTTTGAGCATGAAACAGCAACGCTTTTAAAAGACACCTCAAATTATGAGCAAACTCGTCATTATCATAAGTTATTAGAAAAAGTTATTGAGCCTGTAAAAGACGAGTTTGATATTATACTTATTGATACAGCACCTACTCTTAACTTTATGTTTTATAATGCTTTAATGGCATCAACAGCTATGCTTATACCGGTTCATCCGGAAGCGGTAGACTTTGATGCTAACAACAAATATTTAAAGCGTTTAGGTGAGATTTACCACACTGTTGCAGCACTTGGCCACGATGGTTGGGACTTTATGCAATTTTTAGTTACCAACTATGTTAAAGGTAACCACTCTCAGCGCGATATTGTTAAAGATGTACGTAGTGCCTTTGGCCGCCAAGTAATGAGCTACCCTATAAATCACAGCTCTGCCATTACAGCGAGTTCTTCGTCTTTTAATACTATATTTGATCAAAAAGCATCCGACAGTTTAGCAAGTCGTGAATCGCTTTTACGTGCTCAAGAAAATATTAAAGATGTGGTTGATGAGCTAGAAATGCTCATTCGATCTAACTGGGAATCTACCCAATCATCATTAAATAATACTAAGTAAGGATGTTACATAAAAATGGCTACAAAACGTAAAAACGACACCCGCTTAGATCCATTTGCAACGGCTGTAGGAAACAGCAGCCTTGATGCGTTATTAGAACAAGCTAATGCGGGCGATGTAATAAGAATGCCAGCACCTAGCGATCCAACACGCGAAATTACGCTAGTGTGTAAAGTAATTGCTCATGCAGATATTGAATCTAGCACCACGGTTTACGGTAAAAACCGCCGTGTGCAATCGCTATTAAACGAAAAGTCAGTATCTGACATATTACCTG
This genomic interval carries:
- a CDS encoding AAA family ATPase, whose protein sequence is MSINNNALSTYRLLKATAEVAEKSLKGRIQHYRAHLKSEEKELRTYTQKAAADLLGCNNRTLKRRHDNGDFDDLNIKRGANGHYAYTLVNIFAMADIMDIQPDHRTTNDKLQVIVINSLKGGCGKTTSMVNIAAALATTNIKRYRIGIIDLDPQGSSSSFFPSNDHDPVTVGDLMRDCIDLDEGETWPEFVSSAFVTTHIPNIRVLPSGMDDFYFEHETATLLKDTSNYEQTRHYHKLLEKVIEPVKDEFDIILIDTAPTLNFMFYNALMASTAMLIPVHPEAVDFDANNKYLKRLGEIYHTVAALGHDGWDFMQFLVTNYVKGNHSQRDIVKDVRSAFGRQVMSYPINHSSAITASSSSFNTIFDQKASDSLASRESLLRAQENIKDVVDELEMLIRSNWESTQSSLNNTK